Within Eggerthella sp. YY7918, the genomic segment GGCGAGTGAAACAGCATGCAAGCGTAAACCGAGTACAGCGCATAACCGCTCAGAGCGAAAACCTTACTCGGTCGCACACGCCCAATAAAGCGAATGGCAGCCAAATCTTCCCCCCTCCCCCTTGCGTAATACCATACCGCAAAATCGATCATTCGCAATGCCCGGCATACGTGTGAATTGTTTTTTACCCGTTTCGGATAGGGTACTTTTTTGCACAATTGGCCAATAGGGGCGGGGTAAAACAACCGTCGCTTTACTACCTTAGCAACAACGCTTGGTTTATACCCAAGCGAACAACAAAGGCAAAGCCAAGCATATTGGAACGGTATAAGCGCCGGATTTGCCTTACGAGGAGAGGAGATCATTATGGGAAACATTGAGCTAAGCCGTCGTGCCTTCTTTGGTTTAAGCGCAACAGCGGCCGTTGCTGCCGGAGCTGGACTTGCTGGTTGCTCGCCAGCGGCCACCGATCAAAACAAAAGCGAGAGTCAAGGTGCTTCAGCTTCAAACCAGAGCGACACGTCTACACCCTCATTTATGACACCACCCGAACCCCCGACAGACATCAAGGAGGAAAAGGACTGCGATGTCCTTGTCATCGGACTAGGAATCTCAGGACTTGCCGCCCTCAAGGCAGCTGCAGAACAAGGAGCAAAGGTTATCGGAATCGACAAGCAAGCTGAGCTATGCGTTATCGCCGACGCAGGCGACTTCGGCATCGTAAATAGTAAAATCCAAAAAGAAATAGGCATTGAATGGGCTCCGAAATCCGAAGTGGTAAACCAGCTTATGAAAGACATGTGCTATCGACCGAATCCCGACCTTCTTGGATACTGGTACGATCATTCGGGTGAGGACTTCGACTGGTATATTGAAGGCGCTGATTTCGAAATCCTGCCAAACACATGGGCGAACAAGCAAACGGACAAAGTGAATTACATTCGACCAAAATGCTTTCCTCCCCTTGAAGGATATGATTACAAAAAGGAATACTACCCGTATTTCCATGGCTCCATTACCACTAATCCAAACGCCAACTGGGCAAGTAAGGCAGCCTACGACAGCGCGGTAAAAGCGGGAGCCGAAACCATGTTTTCTACTTGGGCTGAGCAGCTTATCGTCGACGATTCGGGGAAGATCGTAGGCGCATACGTTCACGACATTGATGATGTATATACGAAGATTAACGCCAAAGCTGTTTGCCTTTGCACCGGAGACATCGGTGGTAGTCAAGAAATGCGCGATTATTACGTGCCTTGGGCCGATGAATTTGCCTGCGTCTATTACGATAATGACGCGAAGGGTGTAGTTGCCAACACGGGCGACGGTCACAAAATGGGCATGTGGGCTGGAGCGCACATGGAATTGGGTCCGCTTGCTCCCATGACACACCATATGGGCGGCGCAATGGGCATTAACTCGTACCTCCAATTGAACATGGAGGGCAAGCGCTTCATGAACGAAGACATTCCTGGTCAGAATATTGCTGATCAGATGTCCCGTCAGCCCGGAAAGCAAAGCTGGCAAATATTTGATTCAAAATGGCCCGAGCAAATTTCACTTATGCCTGATGGACACGGTTATGCAAACCACTATCTCACCGATGAAGAAGCTGCCGAATTAACGACCGTGGCAGAATCTGGCTGGTCGCTCAAATTGTTGGGTATCGCAACGCCATCCAGTATCGATGAAGGCTCAGATGTGAAAGCTGATTCTATTGAAGAGCTCGCAAAGGGAATGAATCTTCCTGTGGATGTTGTAAAAGCTGAAATCGATCGTTACAACGAACTCTGCCACAAGGG encodes:
- a CDS encoding FAD-binding protein, with translation MGNIELSRRAFFGLSATAAVAAGAGLAGCSPAATDQNKSESQGASASNQSDTSTPSFMTPPEPPTDIKEEKDCDVLVIGLGISGLAALKAAAEQGAKVIGIDKQAELCVIADAGDFGIVNSKIQKEIGIEWAPKSEVVNQLMKDMCYRPNPDLLGYWYDHSGEDFDWYIEGADFEILPNTWANKQTDKVNYIRPKCFPPLEGYDYKKEYYPYFHGSITTNPNANWASKAAYDSAVKAGAETMFSTWAEQLIVDDSGKIVGAYVHDIDDVYTKINAKAVCLCTGDIGGSQEMRDYYVPWADEFACVYYDNDAKGVVANTGDGHKMGMWAGAHMELGPLAPMTHHMGGAMGINSYLQLNMEGKRFMNEDIPGQNIADQMSRQPGKQSWQIFDSKWPEQISLMPDGHGYANHYLTDEEAAELTTVAESGWSLKLLGIATPSSIDEGSDVKADSIEELAKGMNLPVDVVKAEIDRYNELCHKGIDEDYGKIPTRLFPVETPPFYAIHFDAAGMLVVMGGLECNTKLQPLDDESNPIEGLFVAGNCMGGRFLVEYPVTVAGISLATALSFGRMAGINAVGKEVIDAKDRA